GGCAGGTTATTTAATTAATGTTATTCCTTAAGTGCCCTTGCTAAGTATCATCAATAGAAAGAATAGAAGGTAAATAATAAAGTGAAACACGATCTTTACGAGACGTGCTTTCAGACAACACATTAGATGAATAATCCTGTGATAGTCGGCCTCATTTCCTGGTTCCTTCCCGGAGTGGGCCATATTTTGCAAAGACGTCCCGTCCGCGGTGCCTTGATAGCCGGCGTTGTCTGGCTTATGTTTGCGATCGCGATCGCGAGCGGCGGTGCCCATTACCCCGGTTTTGAATTTAAGGACGGCGCTCTCTTGTACCTCCTGAACATCTTTGCACGTTTCGGTAACGGACTTGGAGCTTTCGTGAGCTTTATCATGGCGGGCACGCCATCACCGCAGGTTGCCGCACTAGCTACGTTCGAATACGGAGGGCGATTCCTGGAGGTCGCGGGGCTTATAAACTATCTCGCTGCCATGGATGCTGTCGACATTGCTGTCGGGAGGAAGAAATGATCCATTTTCTGTATCTCGTAGGTTTTTCACTTTTTGTCTCTGTTGCCTTTGCCGCTCTATCGAACGGAACGACCAGAGATCGGATCATTTACGGGGTTAAATCCTTTGCCCAGTTCGTTCTGGTGAGCCTTGCTCTTGCCTGGATCCTTTATTTTATCCCCTGGTAAATTCCTTCTCCGCCTGTTGTGGACGAAGAAATGTAATGTCGGAGAGATTTGAAGCATGCCTTTGGTCGAGACCGAGAGTCTGGTCATTAAGAGTTACAATCTGGCCGAGGCGGATAAGATCGTTGTACTCTTAACGCGGGAGCACGGTATGATCCGGGCCGTTGCAAAGGGCGCAAAACGCCTTAAGAGCAAGTTCGGCAGCGGTATCGAGCCGTTCTCGATCGTTAAGATCGAATACTTTCAAAAGGAAACCTCCGAACTGGTTGCATTGCAGAAGGTCGATCTTCTTCAGTCAAATTTTGGGGCTGCCAGCAATCCTGATTTCCTGCAGAAATTCTCATATTTAGGCGATATTCTGATCACGTTCTCACCGCCGCACGACCCGAACGAAACGCTGTACCGAATGGTCAAGGCCTGTATCGAGACCGCCGCAAATGACCCGGCGAGTTTGCCTGGTATCGGCGTATACTTCGAGCTGTGGCTGCTGCGGCTTTCCGGATTTCTGCCGGACTGGAGTAAATGCGACGGCTGCGGGCGTATTTTTCTTGACGGCGATGAGACCCGTCTTCAGAGCGATCTGCACTTAAAGTGTATGGATTGCCGGCGGTCGTCGTCGGGACGAACGCTGAATTCCGACGACCGGGCCGTCGCAGCGGCGGCCCGTCGCTTGTCGCCGGTGGATTTTGCGGAATTCACTCTCGACAAGCAGGAAACCCTTCGATATCTCTCAACGATCATGAAGCAGCTGATTACTCAATCGATCGGCAGGGAAGTCACGGGGGAAACTTCG
This sequence is a window from Acidobacteriota bacterium. Protein-coding genes within it:
- the recO gene encoding DNA repair protein RecO, whose product is MPLVETESLVIKSYNLAEADKIVVLLTREHGMIRAVAKGAKRLKSKFGSGIEPFSIVKIEYFQKETSELVALQKVDLLQSNFGAASNPDFLQKFSYLGDILITFSPPHDPNETLYRMVKACIETAANDPASLPGIGVYFELWLLRLSGFLPDWSKCDGCGRIFLDGDETRLQSDLHLKCMDCRRSSSGRTLNSDDRAVAAAARRLSPVDFAEFTLDKQETLRYLSTIMKQLITQSIGREVTGETSLAISI